A DNA window from Maribellus comscasis contains the following coding sequences:
- a CDS encoding tail fiber domain-containing protein — translation MKKILLSFLLLTLFFSLSAQTGNETLGSGAGASITSGDYNVMIGDSAGYNVSTGGYGVYLGYRAGFSFDNDWDNTIIGAYAATNSTTGTDNVIIGKYAGYNNSSTDATFVGTQAGYNNTTGADNTFIGEEAGYNNTTGRDNTFIGEDAGYNNVDGDDNTFIGSAAGRSNVNGSKNTAVGNEALWDVGNTGTTFPFGSANTAVGDSAGTDVGQGYYNTFIGQSAGAATEHADFNTFVGAKSGWDNNRNNDASNANRNTYLGFKTGYSNRAGEDNVGMGAFADFNNTNRSRTTFIGADIDIRGNDLIAIGYSADNNGQYSVAIGNEIDVDASSSSVIIGYKSKATNASNNSVAIGALDTITGANSIVIGYNAKVSGTNSIAIGNQASVSADNEVYIGNASTSSIGGVVNWTAASDGRFKSGITENVPGLDFIDLLRPVTYHFDTKEMFRFYRVKPGENMESSVQEKDKQVYSGFVAQEVAEAASVLNYNFSGVKIPLDPEKEMYGLRYAEFVVPLVKATQELHKKIKDQEHIIASQQNEIKDYKETLLNLSQRLEVLETNYQMEKSTAGITAKQ, via the coding sequence GCCAGCATAACATCCGGAGATTACAATGTAATGATAGGTGATTCTGCAGGTTATAACGTTTCCACTGGTGGATATGGTGTATATCTGGGCTACAGGGCCGGATTTTCGTTTGATAATGACTGGGACAATACAATAATTGGCGCATATGCCGCCACAAATTCAACAACAGGCACAGATAACGTAATAATTGGCAAATATGCCGGGTATAATAATTCAAGTACAGATGCCACATTCGTGGGTACACAAGCAGGGTATAATAATACAACCGGCGCAGACAATACATTTATTGGAGAAGAAGCAGGGTATAATAATACTACAGGACGAGATAATACATTTATTGGAGAAGACGCGGGATATAATAATGTTGACGGAGACGATAATACGTTTATTGGAAGTGCGGCCGGGCGATCAAATGTAAACGGTTCAAAAAATACCGCAGTAGGTAATGAAGCACTTTGGGATGTTGGAAATACCGGAACGACATTCCCATTTGGCAGTGCAAACACAGCAGTAGGAGACTCTGCCGGAACAGATGTGGGACAAGGATACTATAATACTTTTATTGGACAGAGCGCAGGCGCTGCAACCGAACATGCTGATTTCAATACATTTGTAGGTGCAAAATCCGGATGGGATAATAATAGAAACAATGATGCTTCCAACGCCAACAGAAATACTTATTTAGGTTTTAAAACCGGTTATTCAAACCGTGCCGGAGAAGACAACGTTGGAATGGGTGCTTTTGCCGATTTTAATAATACAAATCGTTCACGTACCACATTTATAGGAGCAGATATTGATATAAGAGGCAATGATCTGATTGCAATTGGGTATAGTGCCGATAATAATGGTCAATATTCTGTTGCAATAGGAAATGAAATTGACGTAGATGCCTCTAGTAGTTCAGTAATTATTGGATACAAATCCAAGGCGACAAATGCATCAAATAATTCTGTTGCAATAGGTGCATTGGACACCATAACCGGAGCCAATTCAATTGTAATAGGGTATAATGCAAAGGTTTCCGGTACTAATTCAATTGCAATAGGAAATCAGGCCTCCGTAAGTGCCGACAATGAAGTTTATATTGGCAATGCTTCTACCTCTTCTATCGGAGGCGTGGTTAACTGGACTGCTGCATCTGACGGAAGATTTAAGTCAGGAATTACCGAGAATGTTCCCGGACTTGATTTTATTGATCTGCTCCGCCCGGTTACCTACCACTTCGACACAAAAGAAATGTTTCGATTTTATCGAGTGAAACCCGGTGAAAATATGGAATCATCCGTTCAGGAGAAAGACAAACAGGTCTATTCCGGTTTTGTTGCACAAGAGGTGGCTGAAGCTGCATCAGTATTGAATTACAATTTCAGCGGTGTAAAGATTCCTCTTGATCCGGAAAAGGAAATGTATGGTTTACGATATGCCGAATTTGTGGTTCCCCTTGTAAAAGCAACACAGGAATTACATAAGAAAATAAAAGACCAGGAGCACATTATTGCCAGCCAGCAAAACGAGATAAAAGACTATAAAGAGACACTTTTAAATCTTTCCCAGCGCCTCGAAGTACTGGAAACAAATTACCAGATGGAAAAAAGTACAGCCGGAATAACAGCGAAGCAATAA